One window of the Acinetobacter equi genome contains the following:
- a CDS encoding RidA family protein produces MSRQVIHTENAPAAIGTYSQAILVGNTLYLSGQIGLDPYSMELVEGIEAQIRRVFDNLKAVCEAAGGSLADIAKLNIFLTDLSHFQLVNQIMGEYFAQPYPARAALGVSSLPKGALVEMDGVVIINQ; encoded by the coding sequence ATGTCCCGCCAAGTAATTCATACTGAAAATGCACCAGCAGCTATTGGTACATACTCACAAGCAATTTTAGTGGGTAATACTTTATATCTTTCAGGTCAAATTGGTTTAGATCCTTACAGTATGGAATTAGTTGAAGGCATTGAAGCTCAAATTCGACGTGTCTTTGATAATTTAAAAGCAGTATGTGAAGCGGCTGGTGGCTCATTAGCAGATATTGCTAAGCTCAATATTTTCTTAACAGATTTATCTCATTTTCAGTTAGTTAACCAAATTATGGGTGAGTATTTTGCCCAACCTTATCCAGCACGTGCAGCCTTAGGTGTTTCTAGCTTACCAAAAGGTGCTTTAGTTGAAATGGATGGTGTAGTTATTATTAATCAATAA
- a CDS encoding RelA/SpoT family protein, with protein sequence MPGAEVSQAKQQLKTIIDAYLPESDIDRVLAACDYADLAHDGVTRKSGEPYILHPIAVSCILAHMRLDAETLMAALLHDVIEDTDFSKEDITEKFGRTVAELVDGVTKLSHSSDKEYNKAASFRKILQATLQDPRVIIIKLSDRYHNMTTLEALRPDKRARIAQETFDIFVPMARIVGMNEMADNLELLCYQNLDLDMFNDVQDALLKTKPKRCEYQAIWEQKLTTLLEKQEIPGRIKKKNNNIELIRHFVKNHIDLQELTHSHAFEIILQSIADCDKLAEILRENFQVLRFDDHIRRPLPGGNQSLLMRLKGEKTTLSLTIQTELMRKAARFGVVLGENAPQTCRSAIQASMQNLTTLIDSSCAKTTFNDLLDYLHQEKIWVYTPHGHLHELPQGATAVDFAYSASLFLGNHAIGSKINGEIKPLSTPLISGQVVEIITDVLATPNPDWLSFINTQKARRALQNILRDQDQEEQRLIGQQALSRALKLFNLSVNDIKENEWNDLLQWRHVNSKDELFEQIAVGDLLPQLVANHLFSQDEATSESAHRLIQGTEGVDVKYAHCCNPVLGDPIQGHLSRRGLIVHRHHCHNLLHEQNLHPENIMPLLWTAEPVNDVQFNAYLCIDLALDDEQISQVIYQCRKAKTGVEAVYQDGPKTYINIVVNSRQQIAEIIRELRMSLGFPRISRLAQPINTTETSKVS encoded by the coding sequence ATGCCAGGCGCAGAGGTCAGCCAAGCCAAACAACAACTCAAAACGATAATCGATGCTTATCTGCCCGAAAGTGATATCGATCGAGTTCTTGCGGCCTGTGATTATGCCGATCTAGCGCATGATGGTGTAACACGAAAAAGTGGTGAACCTTATATTCTGCATCCTATTGCAGTAAGTTGCATTCTTGCACATATGCGTTTAGATGCTGAAACACTCATGGCTGCACTATTGCATGATGTCATTGAAGATACTGATTTCAGCAAAGAAGATATTACTGAAAAATTTGGTCGTACAGTTGCAGAACTTGTAGATGGTGTAACTAAACTCAGCCACTCAAGTGATAAAGAATATAATAAAGCAGCGTCTTTCAGAAAAATATTACAAGCGACCTTACAAGATCCACGTGTCATTATTATTAAACTATCCGATCGTTACCACAATATGACCACGCTTGAAGCACTACGACCTGATAAACGTGCTCGTATTGCTCAAGAAACTTTTGATATTTTTGTACCAATGGCACGCATTGTTGGTATGAATGAAATGGCTGATAATTTAGAGTTACTCTGTTATCAAAATTTAGATTTAGACATGTTTAATGATGTCCAAGATGCTCTTTTAAAAACAAAACCAAAACGCTGTGAATACCAAGCAATTTGGGAACAAAAGCTCACGACCTTATTAGAAAAGCAAGAAATTCCAGGTCGAATTAAAAAGAAAAATAACAATATTGAGCTAATTCGCCATTTCGTAAAAAATCATATTGATCTACAAGAGCTTACACATAGTCACGCTTTTGAAATTATTCTACAAAGCATTGCTGACTGCGACAAACTCGCTGAAATTTTACGTGAAAACTTTCAAGTATTACGCTTTGATGATCATATTCGACGCCCATTACCTGGCGGTAATCAATCACTTTTGATGCGATTAAAAGGTGAAAAAACAACACTTTCTCTCACCATTCAAACTGAATTAATGCGTAAAGCTGCACGCTTTGGTGTTGTACTCGGTGAAAATGCACCTCAAACTTGTCGTTCTGCAATTCAGGCTTCAATGCAGAATTTAACTACACTTATTGATAGTAGTTGTGCAAAAACAACGTTCAATGATCTATTAGACTATTTGCACCAAGAAAAAATTTGGGTTTATACCCCTCATGGTCATTTACATGAACTTCCGCAGGGTGCCACTGCTGTAGACTTTGCCTATTCTGCAAGTTTATTTTTAGGTAACCATGCTATTGGTTCCAAAATTAATGGTGAAATAAAACCACTTTCAACACCACTGATAAGTGGTCAAGTTGTTGAAATTATCACAGATGTTTTGGCAACACCAAATCCTGATTGGCTAAGTTTTATTAATACTCAAAAGGCACGTCGCGCACTACAAAATATTCTTCGAGATCAAGATCAAGAAGAACAACGCTTAATTGGACAACAGGCTTTAAGTCGTGCTCTAAAACTTTTCAATTTATCAGTTAATGATATTAAAGAAAATGAATGGAATGACTTGCTCCAATGGCGTCATGTAAATAGTAAAGATGAACTTTTTGAACAAATTGCTGTTGGTGATTTACTTCCTCAACTAGTCGCTAATCATCTTTTCTCACAAGATGAAGCAACTAGCGAATCTGCTCATCGATTAATTCAAGGAACAGAAGGTGTAGACGTTAAATATGCACATTGTTGCAATCCTGTTTTAGGCGACCCTATTCAAGGACATTTGTCTCGTCGTGGTTTAATTGTACATCGCCATCATTGTCACAACTTACTGCATGAACAAAATTTACATCCAGAAAATATCATGCCATTACTTTGGACTGCTGAGCCTGTTAATGATGTTCAATTTAATGCTTATTTATGTATCGACCTAGCTTTAGATGATGAACAAATCTCTCAAGTTATTTATCAATGTCGTAAAGCAAAAACTGGGGTTGAAGCTGTTTATCAAGATGGTCCCAAAACATATATCAATATTGTAGTGAATAGCCGTCAGCAAATTGCTGAAATTATTAGAGAATTACGCATGTCTCTCGGCTTCCCGAGAATTTCTCGTTTAGCACAGCCGATTAATACTACCGAAACATCAAAAGTAAGTTAA
- the rpoZ gene encoding DNA-directed RNA polymerase subunit omega: protein MARVTVEDCLDHVDNRFELVLVASKRARQLARQGMEPTLEWDNDKPTVVALREIAAGHVSKDILKHREQDYQASSLDLALSANSLNLDGFSFQ, encoded by the coding sequence ATGGCACGCGTAACCGTTGAAGATTGTTTAGACCATGTAGACAACCGCTTTGAGCTTGTACTAGTGGCAAGCAAACGTGCGCGTCAATTAGCACGTCAAGGCATGGAACCAACACTTGAGTGGGATAATGACAAACCAACAGTTGTTGCTCTTCGTGAAATTGCAGCGGGCCACGTTTCTAAAGACATTTTGAAACACCGTGAACAAGACTACCAAGCATCTAGTCTTGACCTTGCTCTTTCAGCAAATAGTCTAAATTTAGATGGTTTTTCTTTCCAATAA
- the gmk gene encoding guanylate kinase produces MSGLLFVVSAASGTGKTSLVKALLERVNNLHVSVSHTTRGQRPGELDGVHYHFATKEDFLNLVNENGFIEYAEVFGNYYGTAQATVKEQLAKGHDVLLEIDWQGAEQVRKLFPESKQIFILPPSQFDLRQRLSNRGTDSVEVIEYRLSCAVEDMQQYTHFDYVIINDDFNKALHDLEAVIIANRLTLSQQAQRHQELIQKLITPVVE; encoded by the coding sequence ATGTCGGGTCTCTTGTTTGTCGTTTCTGCAGCATCTGGAACAGGCAAAACATCACTAGTTAAAGCCCTACTTGAGCGTGTTAATAACCTTCACGTTTCTGTCTCTCATACAACTCGTGGTCAACGCCCTGGCGAACTTGATGGTGTACATTATCATTTTGCGACCAAAGAAGACTTTTTGAATTTAGTCAATGAAAATGGTTTTATTGAATACGCAGAAGTATTTGGTAACTACTATGGTACTGCGCAAGCAACAGTAAAAGAACAATTGGCAAAAGGTCATGATGTTTTACTAGAGATTGATTGGCAAGGTGCTGAACAAGTTCGTAAACTTTTTCCTGAATCAAAACAAATTTTTATTCTCCCACCTAGTCAATTTGATTTACGCCAGCGTTTATCAAATCGCGGTACAGATTCTGTTGAAGTCATTGAATATCGTTTAAGTTGTGCTGTTGAAGACATGCAACAATATACTCATTTTGACTATGTCATTATTAATGATGACTTTAATAAAGCACTACATGACTTAGAAGCCGTGATTATTGCAAATCGCTTGACGCTTTCACAACAAGCTCAAAGACATCAAGAACTCATTCAAAAATTGATTACTCCTGTAGTTGAATGA
- the ispH gene encoding 4-hydroxy-3-methylbut-2-enyl diphosphate reductase, giving the protein MEIVLANPRGFCAGVDRAIAIVNRALECFSPPIYVRHEVVHNKFVVDDLRQRGAIFVDELDEVPDDNIVIFSAHGVSKAVQQEAERRGLKVFDATCPLVTKVHIEVTKYAREGTEAILIGHEGHPEVEGTMGQYDKKNGGDIYLVEDEKDVLALDVKNPAKVAFVTQTTLSIDDTAKVIDALRQKFPNIQGPRKDDICYATQNRQDAVRDLATQCDVVLVVGSPNSSNSNRLRELAERMGKHAYLVDNAEQLDQSWFSENSKIGVTAGASAPEILIRQVIQRLQDWGANVPEELAGREENITFSLPKELRITVVQE; this is encoded by the coding sequence ATGGAAATTGTATTGGCAAATCCACGTGGTTTTTGTGCAGGTGTAGACCGTGCAATTGCGATTGTAAATCGTGCCCTTGAGTGTTTTAGTCCACCAATTTATGTACGTCATGAAGTTGTTCATAATAAATTTGTTGTGGATGATTTACGTCAGCGTGGTGCTATATTTGTAGATGAATTAGATGAAGTACCAGATGACAATATTGTTATTTTTAGTGCGCATGGAGTTTCTAAAGCTGTTCAGCAAGAAGCAGAACGTCGTGGTTTAAAAGTTTTTGATGCAACTTGCCCATTAGTAACTAAAGTGCATATTGAAGTAACTAAATATGCACGTGAGGGTACTGAAGCTATTTTAATTGGTCATGAAGGTCATCCTGAAGTTGAAGGGACGATGGGGCAATATGACAAAAAGAATGGTGGTGATATTTATTTAGTTGAAGATGAAAAAGATGTTTTAGCCTTAGATGTTAAAAATCCTGCAAAAGTTGCATTTGTAACGCAAACCACTTTATCTATCGATGATACTGCGAAAGTGATTGATGCTTTACGTCAAAAATTTCCAAATATTCAAGGACCACGTAAAGATGACATCTGTTATGCAACACAAAATCGTCAAGATGCTGTTCGTGATTTGGCTACACAGTGTGATGTCGTTTTAGTTGTAGGTTCACCAAATTCATCTAATTCAAATCGTTTACGTGAGCTAGCTGAGCGAATGGGTAAACATGCTTATTTAGTGGATAATGCTGAACAATTAGATCAATCGTGGTTTAGTGAAAATTCTAAGATTGGTGTTACTGCTGGTGCATCTGCTCCTGAAATTTTAATTCGTCAGGTTATTCAGCGTCTTCAAGATTGGGGGGCGAATGTACCTGAAGAACTTGCAGGACGTGAAGAAAATATTACCTTCAGTTTGCCGAAGGAATTACGTATTACTGTTGTTCAAGAATAG
- a CDS encoding pilus assembly FimT family protein, whose protein sequence is MGVIKINAGFSLIELMVTLVIVAILAVIAVPSFGLMLNKYHLNKSVQELISVLKKAKSKAVLERRNIIVDIGTISTETIVDEETNSKLYWTPSGKAFLKSDQIQLTFLPNGLIKEQNANEVLSGDLSFFICDQELDSHLSKTISISKIGKIQSIEDGECL, encoded by the coding sequence ATGGGTGTCATAAAAATAAATGCAGGCTTTTCTTTAATAGAACTCATGGTGACATTAGTTATTGTTGCCATACTTGCTGTTATTGCAGTTCCTTCTTTTGGGCTTATGTTAAATAAATATCACTTGAATAAAAGTGTTCAAGAATTAATAAGTGTTTTAAAAAAAGCAAAATCTAAGGCAGTGTTAGAACGAAGAAATATCATAGTTGATATTGGTACTATTAGTACTGAAACGATCGTTGATGAAGAGACTAACTCAAAACTATATTGGACTCCTTCAGGGAAAGCATTTCTAAAATCTGATCAAATACAGCTTACATTTTTACCAAATGGTTTGATAAAAGAACAAAACGCGAATGAAGTATTAAGTGGAGATCTTTCATTTTTCATCTGTGATCAAGAATTAGATAGTCATCTTTCTAAAACTATATCCATTTCAAAAATTGGAAAGATTCAAAGTATTGAGGATGGTGAGTGCTTATGA
- the pilV gene encoding type IV pilus modification protein PilV: MNHSKTQLGVGLTEILVALFILAISVLGFIALQYRAIEAMSEGENRIQAINIARDLAEKIRVNRTALTQYASTISGTVTALPSPNCYESLCSSAQKAVFDASMIKISAQRVGMSINMLACPEVENHRQCVYVAWNDTAATVGDGDGDCTSPSGTYRSTSTCVVMEVY, encoded by the coding sequence ATGAATCATTCTAAAACTCAATTGGGCGTAGGTTTAACAGAAATTTTAGTTGCACTGTTTATTTTAGCGATTAGTGTTTTAGGTTTTATTGCTTTGCAATATAGAGCAATTGAAGCCATGAGTGAAGGTGAAAATAGAATACAGGCGATTAATATTGCAAGAGATTTGGCAGAAAAAATCAGAGTAAATCGTACTGCATTGACGCAATATGCATCGACTATTTCAGGAACTGTAACAGCATTACCCTCTCCAAATTGCTATGAGTCTTTATGCTCATCTGCGCAAAAAGCAGTATTTGATGCATCAATGATTAAGATATCTGCACAGCGTGTAGGGATGTCGATAAATATGTTGGCATGTCCTGAAGTTGAAAATCATCGTCAATGTGTTTATGTCGCATGGAATGATACGGCTGCTACAGTGGGGGATGGTGATGGTGACTGTACATCACCATCAGGTACTTATCGTTCCACATCAACATGTGTTGTCATGGAGGTGTATTAA